A genomic segment from Sulfitobacter mediterraneus encodes:
- a CDS encoding carbohydrate ABC transporter permease produces the protein MQLSLSFRVFRFFAIGLALVFTLIPVLWMMSMAFKPIPEWSASGDNLTWWPKDPTLDNFRYIFGASSSELLSTLERTAGRPILASLLAATIGTLIAMVVGSSAAYGVSRYGSGKNLPLALIQLRLFPPLAVMIPVMVMWTFLGLTDTWYGLSLVYGIVTLPFAFWLMKTYFDDMPIEIEEAALVEGCSRFRVLTRVTLPMMRGPLASSALLVFILNWSDYLIALMLTTRDWVTIPVYMASLSSSMTGQLYGAKAALGLIAAVPPVIMGILIQKHLVRGLTFGALKQ, from the coding sequence ATGCAGTTGTCACTGTCCTTCCGCGTATTTCGATTTTTTGCCATCGGGCTGGCATTGGTCTTCACGCTCATTCCGGTTTTGTGGATGATGTCGATGGCGTTCAAACCTATTCCCGAATGGTCTGCCAGTGGCGACAACCTGACATGGTGGCCCAAAGACCCGACGCTGGACAACTTCCGCTATATCTTCGGCGCAAGCTCAAGCGAGTTGTTGTCGACATTGGAGCGCACCGCGGGGCGCCCCATTTTGGCCTCCCTGCTGGCGGCGACAATCGGCACCTTGATCGCGATGGTTGTCGGATCGAGCGCGGCCTATGGCGTATCGCGTTACGGGTCAGGTAAGAACCTGCCGCTGGCATTGATTCAGCTCCGGCTGTTCCCCCCCCTCGCGGTCATGATCCCGGTGATGGTGATGTGGACGTTCTTAGGACTTACCGACACGTGGTACGGGCTGAGCCTGGTCTACGGCATCGTCACACTGCCCTTCGCCTTCTGGCTCATGAAAACCTATTTTGACGATATGCCGATTGAGATCGAAGAGGCTGCATTGGTCGAAGGGTGTTCGCGCTTTCGTGTCCTTACCCGCGTGACCCTGCCAATGATGCGCGGCCCGCTGGCCTCATCCGCGTTGCTGGTCTTTATCCTGAACTGGTCCGACTACCTGATCGCATTGATGCTCACGACGCGCGATTGGGTCACGATCCCCGTGTACATGGCGTCACTTTCATCTTCGATGACCGGACAACTTTACGGTGCCAAGGCGGCGCTGGGTCTGATTGCAGCTGTGCCGCCTGTGATTATGGGCATCTTGATTCAAAAACACCTCGTGCGTGGCCTGACATTCGGAGCGTTGAAGCAATGA
- a CDS encoding carbohydrate ABC transporter permease, with protein MTHSSPQTSNAAKDAPKSRLGLWLTLPAQLLILFVAVFPLLMQLYLSFSDWTPLAGRSWTRAHELWIGFWNYSDLFADPRFWGALWRTMIVIGIAVPVEFLLGLGLATLFMQDFRGKKVLYSTLLVPMMIVPAVAGYMFFLLFQSDGPINGLLSALTGLDVSIRWLTDPDLAIFAVMIADIWQWTPLMFLILLAGLLGVPREQLTAATLLGASPWQRFRTIVLPKIKVIIVIALAIRVIEVFKIFDTLFIMTAGGPGTATETISVFFYKIMTLELAWSYVAAAGLVILIALSILAVAAMYFLPKSKEAGK; from the coding sequence ATGACACATTCCTCGCCCCAAACCTCGAACGCTGCGAAAGACGCACCGAAATCCCGGCTTGGACTTTGGTTGACCCTGCCGGCACAGCTTCTGATCCTCTTTGTCGCGGTTTTCCCGCTGCTGATGCAGCTCTACCTCAGCTTCTCCGACTGGACTCCGCTGGCCGGACGATCTTGGACCCGGGCGCATGAATTGTGGATCGGTTTTTGGAACTACTCGGACCTCTTTGCAGATCCGCGATTTTGGGGTGCCCTGTGGCGCACAATGATCGTGATCGGTATCGCAGTGCCGGTTGAATTCTTGTTGGGGCTGGGTCTCGCCACCCTGTTCATGCAAGATTTCCGCGGCAAGAAGGTGCTCTATTCCACGCTGCTGGTGCCGATGATGATCGTACCTGCGGTTGCCGGATATATGTTCTTTTTGCTGTTCCAATCGGATGGTCCAATCAATGGTTTGCTCTCTGCGCTGACCGGGCTTGATGTGAGTATCCGCTGGCTGACAGACCCTGACCTTGCGATCTTTGCGGTTATGATTGCAGACATCTGGCAGTGGACGCCGCTGATGTTCTTGATCCTTTTGGCAGGGCTTTTGGGCGTGCCGCGCGAACAACTGACGGCGGCGACCCTTCTGGGCGCATCCCCGTGGCAGCGGTTCCGCACCATTGTGTTGCCCAAGATCAAAGTCATTATCGTGATTGCGCTGGCGATCCGCGTGATCGAGGTTTTCAAGATCTTTGACACGCTGTTCATCATGACAGCTGGCGGTCCGGGCACAGCGACGGAAACGATTTCGGTGTTCTTTTATAAGATCATGACGCTGGAACTGGCCTGGAGCTATGTTGCGGCTGCAGGTCTGGTGATCCTGATTGCCCTGTCGATCCTCGCTGTTGCTGCGATGTATTTCCTTCCCAAATCCAAGGAGGCAGGCAAATGA
- a CDS encoding ABC transporter ATP-binding protein, translated as MTSIHLANIVKKFGDFTAIQTMNLEVRDGEFLALLGPSGCGKSTTMNIIAGMETPTHGTVKFGERDITHVPMQKRGVGFVFQNYAIFTHMSVYENLAYGLRMNGTPKAELDRKVQEIAEFLELTAILHRPSAGLSVNILQRLAIGRSAILEPSIFLLDEPLSNVDAAFRAVMRQELKQLQRKFKQTMVYVTHDQLEAMTMADRIAVMDHGVLQQVGTPIDVYNNPRNLFVAQFLGSPGMNLLPGALADRGGDMFVDLELGGSIALKGSDAQAGRAAKSRDVVCGFRPEAVQFDDAGVSLSVTFVERIGARTIVHMGKGAASVKAVFDNKVAVNVGDQTRIAPQDNAIRLFAAQSGESLQVA; from the coding sequence ATGACCAGCATCCACCTTGCTAATATCGTCAAGAAATTCGGAGATTTCACCGCGATCCAAACCATGAACTTGGAAGTGCGCGATGGTGAGTTTCTCGCGCTGCTCGGGCCATCGGGTTGCGGTAAATCCACCACGATGAATATCATCGCGGGGATGGAAACCCCGACCCACGGTACGGTCAAATTTGGCGAACGGGACATCACCCATGTGCCGATGCAAAAGCGCGGCGTTGGATTTGTATTCCAGAACTACGCGATCTTCACCCATATGTCGGTCTATGAAAACCTCGCTTATGGGCTGCGGATGAACGGCACCCCCAAGGCTGAACTGGATCGCAAAGTTCAGGAGATCGCGGAGTTTCTGGAATTGACCGCGATCCTGCATAGACCGTCTGCGGGACTGTCAGTGAACATCTTGCAGCGTCTGGCCATCGGTCGTTCCGCTATTCTGGAGCCGTCAATATTCTTGTTGGATGAACCCTTGTCCAACGTCGACGCCGCGTTCCGCGCGGTGATGCGTCAAGAGCTCAAGCAGCTGCAGCGCAAATTCAAACAGACCATGGTTTACGTAACTCATGATCAGCTTGAGGCCATGACAATGGCGGACCGGATTGCGGTTATGGACCACGGCGTCCTGCAACAAGTTGGCACGCCGATTGATGTCTACAACAACCCTCGCAATCTGTTTGTCGCGCAGTTTTTGGGCTCGCCGGGGATGAACTTGCTGCCGGGCGCCTTGGCAGATCGGGGCGGTGATATGTTTGTCGATCTTGAGCTGGGCGGCAGCATCGCGCTCAAAGGTAGTGATGCACAGGCCGGTCGCGCCGCAAAAAGCCGCGATGTGGTCTGCGGCTTCCGCCCCGAGGCCGTGCAGTTTGATGATGCGGGTGTCTCCCTCTCTGTGACCTTTGTCGAACGGATCGGCGCGCGGACAATTGTCCACATGGGCAAGGGTGCCGCATCGGTAAAGGCGGTTTTTGATAACAAGGTTGCTGTGAACGTCGGGGATCAAACCCGCATTGCCCCCCAGGACAATGCAATCCGTCTTTTCGCAGCGCAAAGCGGCGAAAGCCTGCAGGTGGCATAA
- a CDS encoding ABC transporter ATP-binding protein — MASISFRNVTKRFGDTMALNDVSFDIEDNEFFCFFGPPLSGKSTILRIILGLDTPDSGEVLIDGKPVTHIGPAERNIAMVFQNLALFPHMTARENVIFPLVERKTAPAEIEAKLGDVAEKLHMSHILHKHPAQLSGGERQRVAIARALVRDPVAYLMDDPISALDARLREETRIELKRIQREVGHTLIYVTHDQEEAMSIADRMAILRDGQVQQIGTPIEIYDAPANTYVASMLGAPAINLFDVDAISGVTKNGALDLNGVDLDGVERVGLRPEDGRLIGVDSGLRSTVSMVEPLGGATIVTLDPPEGGTPIRLMLRGQPTIEVGAGIAIEYTPSALMRFDANNERMGDTK, encoded by the coding sequence ATGGCTAGTATTTCCTTTCGCAATGTAACCAAACGCTTTGGCGACACCATGGCGTTGAACGATGTGTCCTTTGATATTGAGGATAACGAATTCTTCTGCTTCTTTGGGCCGCCTCTGTCAGGCAAATCAACCATCCTTCGGATTATTCTGGGCCTGGACACCCCGGACAGTGGTGAGGTGTTGATCGACGGCAAACCGGTAACCCACATCGGGCCGGCAGAACGAAACATCGCAATGGTGTTCCAGAACCTCGCCTTGTTTCCGCATATGACTGCACGGGAGAATGTGATCTTCCCGCTGGTCGAACGCAAAACCGCTCCTGCGGAGATCGAGGCCAAGCTGGGCGATGTGGCGGAAAAACTGCATATGTCGCACATCCTGCACAAACATCCGGCGCAATTGTCGGGGGGCGAACGACAGCGGGTCGCGATTGCCCGTGCGCTGGTTCGCGATCCAGTGGCCTATCTGATGGACGATCCGATCTCGGCCTTGGATGCACGTCTGCGTGAAGAGACCCGGATCGAGCTGAAACGCATTCAACGCGAGGTCGGACATACCCTGATCTATGTAACGCACGATCAGGAAGAGGCGATGTCGATCGCCGACCGTATGGCGATCCTGCGCGATGGGCAGGTGCAACAAATTGGCACTCCGATAGAAATCTACGATGCGCCTGCTAATACCTATGTTGCTTCTATGCTCGGCGCGCCTGCGATCAACCTGTTCGATGTGGATGCCATCAGCGGTGTTACCAAAAACGGGGCACTTGATCTCAATGGAGTAGATCTGGACGGGGTTGAGCGGGTCGGCCTGCGTCCTGAAGACGGGCGGCTGATTGGTGTCGACAGCGGTCTAAGATCAACGGTCTCAATGGTGGAGCCTTTGGGCGGGGCGACAATCGTGACGCTGGACCCGCCCGAAGGTGGCACACCGATACGGTTGATGCTGCGCGGCCAGCCAACGATTGAGGTCGGCGCAGGAATAGCCATTGAATACACCCCAAGCGCATTGATGCGCTTTGACGCCAACAATGAGCGCATGGGAGACACAAAATGA
- a CDS encoding SDR family oxidoreductase: MKFEGKTAIITGASRGIGAETALHLSDLGANVILLARSGDEIGALADDIKDHGGAAEALTCDVANPTDVANAIAACKDRFGGLDILVNNAGLIDPIARLEDSDPQAWAQVMNVNVLGVYHMLREGLPLMGQSGGGTVINISSIAAVKALEGWSHYCASKAAVLSLTRSVMAEWGDRGVTAVGLSPGTVATGMQKSIAQSGLNPVSQTPWEAHIPPQWVAKAIAWLAQGGAVDYAGRDFSIKHKYGRRAVGLPEDGALDGE; encoded by the coding sequence ATGAAGTTCGAGGGTAAAACTGCCATCATCACCGGGGCATCGCGGGGGATCGGGGCCGAGACCGCGCTGCACCTCTCGGATTTGGGGGCAAATGTGATCTTGCTGGCCCGATCCGGAGATGAGATCGGCGCGCTGGCAGATGACATCAAAGACCACGGCGGCGCTGCAGAGGCATTGACCTGCGACGTGGCCAATCCCACCGACGTGGCCAATGCCATTGCGGCCTGCAAGGACCGGTTTGGCGGCTTGGACATTCTGGTGAACAATGCCGGGTTGATTGACCCGATTGCCCGCCTCGAAGACAGCGATCCACAGGCATGGGCGCAAGTCATGAATGTGAACGTGCTGGGCGTTTACCACATGCTGCGCGAAGGCCTGCCCCTGATGGGGCAAAGCGGTGGCGGGACAGTGATCAACATCAGCTCCATCGCGGCGGTCAAAGCATTGGAAGGTTGGTCGCATTACTGCGCTTCCAAAGCCGCGGTGCTGTCGCTGACCCGCAGTGTGATGGCCGAATGGGGCGATAGGGGCGTGACAGCTGTAGGACTCAGCCCCGGCACAGTCGCGACAGGCATGCAAAAATCCATCGCGCAATCGGGCCTCAATCCCGTCAGCCAAACCCCGTGGGAGGCACATATCCCGCCGCAATGGGTTGCCAAGGCGATCGCTTGGCTCGCGCAAGGCGGTGCGGTGGATTACGCGGGCCGCGATTTTTCAATCAAACACAAATACGGACGACGGGCGGTGGGTCTGCCCGAAGACGGCGCATTGGACGGCGAATAG
- a CDS encoding cupin domain-containing protein: MSNDKDGKDRGFYDGNGFDNLTGPGAQQAYDFWDRLEEMRKDEPLKGNLYDPRVSADFPQNPCNLPINLMLWPERMMDFVMLRGEPGGEFPPHTHGYGDEIYLIINGEGIVIIDGVEYEAKKHDIFWIPAGTPHTYRTPADKTESFDIFAVNVPGVKHTMRSTYWAGPPKGKKAGDNA; this comes from the coding sequence ATGAGCAACGACAAAGACGGAAAAGACCGCGGGTTTTACGATGGTAACGGGTTTGACAATTTGACCGGGCCGGGCGCACAGCAGGCCTATGATTTCTGGGACCGCCTGGAAGAGATGCGCAAGGATGAGCCGCTGAAAGGCAATCTGTACGATCCGCGGGTCTCTGCGGATTTCCCGCAAAACCCCTGCAATCTGCCGATCAACTTGATGTTGTGGCCAGAACGGATGATGGACTTTGTCATGCTGCGCGGCGAGCCGGGCGGGGAATTTCCGCCACATACCCACGGCTATGGTGATGAGATTTATCTCATCATTAACGGCGAAGGTATCGTGATTATTGACGGTGTCGAATACGAGGCCAAAAAGCACGATATTTTCTGGATCCCCGCAGGCACACCGCACACTTATCGCACACCAGCAGACAAAACTGAAAGTTTCGACATCTTTGCGGTCAATGTTCCGGGCGTCAAACACACGATGCGGTCCACCTATTGGGCAGGCCCGCCCAAAGGCAAAAAGGCGGGCGACAATGCTTGA
- a CDS encoding transketolase family protein, with translation MLDPEDKNLGKAVVEAPFAAALEDLAQTSDDLVVVTADLSKWTDVLPFAKAHPDRFVQVGMAEQNLMGVTAGLAKSGLLPVAVTFGVFATRRAYDQIAMSLATQPCHAIIAGFLPGLDSRFRGTHQAIDDLALIRSLPGLTVIDPADATELRAAVVAAAEHEGVIYIRCSRGRAEQLFDTGTGFEIGPARELREGSGDLAVVTTGAATRWAVEAIETLADQGGVSHLHVPTLKPFPDAQVAAFCARNARVITVENHLVHGGLGASVSAALATRGIGVPVQIKGINDRWGEYGTPEFSRSKLGLGCTDLAAAFAQKQLEAS, from the coding sequence ATGCTTGATCCAGAAGACAAGAACCTGGGCAAGGCCGTGGTCGAGGCCCCCTTTGCCGCCGCATTGGAAGATCTGGCGCAAACCAGCGATGATCTGGTTGTGGTGACAGCGGATTTGTCCAAATGGACCGACGTTCTGCCTTTTGCCAAGGCGCACCCCGATCGGTTTGTACAGGTCGGCATGGCCGAGCAAAACCTCATGGGTGTGACCGCTGGTTTGGCCAAATCCGGTCTTTTGCCTGTCGCGGTGACCTTTGGCGTTTTTGCAACACGTCGCGCCTATGACCAGATCGCGATGAGCCTTGCGACCCAACCGTGCCACGCGATCATCGCTGGATTTTTGCCCGGTTTGGACAGCCGTTTCCGCGGTACGCATCAGGCTATCGACGATCTGGCGTTGATCCGCTCCTTGCCGGGTTTGACAGTGATTGACCCTGCCGATGCCACCGAGTTACGGGCCGCAGTTGTTGCCGCCGCTGAACACGAGGGCGTGATTTATATCCGTTGCAGCCGTGGCCGCGCCGAACAGCTATTCGACACTGGCACCGGATTTGAAATCGGGCCAGCACGGGAATTGCGCGAGGGCAGCGGCGATCTGGCGGTTGTGACCACTGGCGCCGCGACCCGCTGGGCCGTGGAAGCGATTGAAACGCTGGCCGATCAGGGCGGGGTGTCGCATTTGCATGTGCCGACGCTGAAACCCTTTCCCGATGCGCAAGTGGCTGCGTTTTGCGCCCGTAATGCACGGGTGATCACGGTGGAAAATCATCTGGTACATGGTGGCCTTGGTGCCAGCGTCAGTGCAGCCCTGGCGACACGCGGTATTGGTGTGCCCGTCCAGATCAAAGGGATCAACGACCGTTGGGGCGAATACGGGACACCCGAATTTTCTCGTAGCAAGCTTGGCCTTGGCTGCACAGACCTAGCTGCCGCGTTTGCGCAAAAACAACTGGAGGCATCATGA
- a CDS encoding transketolase, whose protein sequence is MKPNAPSTAELALTAARIRRMVIEMCRQPKQGYAGQGLELADIMTVVFHDIKRPQDRFLLSTGHAAIALYAALWSVGEYEQEELMTYGFDGTEIEESPLDDLKGFEMTGGSLGQGPSQAAGLALGLRMQGSNARVICEVSDGELQEGAAWEGFMFAAARGLSNLVFVINDNGEQADGATAEVLDIGPLAPKFEAFGIKAIDVDGHDLTALRTAFRDAETAVGPVALICKTIPGKGIKTFDQFARVHYVRTTEEIWQAAADELDAQITELEGVPA, encoded by the coding sequence ATGAAACCCAATGCGCCCTCAACCGCAGAGCTTGCGCTGACTGCCGCGCGGATCCGCCGGATGGTGATCGAAATGTGCCGTCAACCCAAACAGGGCTATGCCGGACAAGGGCTTGAGCTGGCCGATATCATGACGGTGGTGTTTCACGACATCAAGCGCCCACAAGATCGTTTTCTGTTGTCGACAGGCCATGCCGCCATCGCGCTTTATGCCGCGCTTTGGTCCGTTGGTGAATATGAACAAGAAGAGCTGATGACCTACGGCTTTGACGGGACCGAAATTGAAGAAAGCCCATTGGATGATCTCAAGGGGTTTGAGATGACGGGCGGGTCATTGGGGCAGGGGCCAAGTCAGGCCGCTGGTTTGGCGCTGGGTCTTCGGATGCAAGGCAGCAACGCGCGGGTCATTTGCGAAGTCTCTGATGGTGAGCTGCAAGAAGGCGCCGCTTGGGAAGGCTTTATGTTTGCGGCAGCCCGCGGCCTGTCTAATTTGGTTTTTGTGATCAATGACAATGGCGAACAGGCCGATGGCGCCACTGCTGAGGTCTTGGACATCGGTCCGCTTGCGCCCAAATTTGAGGCGTTTGGCATCAAAGCAATCGACGTGGACGGCCATGATCTCACCGCGCTCCGCACCGCCTTTCGCGACGCAGAAACCGCCGTTGGACCGGTTGCGTTGATCTGCAAAACGATACCCGGCAAAGGTATCAAAACCTTCGATCAATTTGCCCGCGTTCACTATGTGCGCACCACCGAAGAGATCTGGCAGGCCGCTGCCGATGAGTTGGATGCGCAGATCACTGAACTAGAGGGGGTGCCGGCATGA
- a CDS encoding SDR family NAD(P)-dependent oxidoreductase yields the protein MRLDGQVALITGAAQGIGRACAEVMAAHGAKVAVTDIVKDGADEVAHAIGAEAGSWQLNTSDRGAVFETVAAITADLGAPTILVNNAGIQRIGATEDLDRALWDESIAVNLTGVFDCIQAVVPGMFAAGYGSIVNLASVNAERGMPGRTPYCATKTGIVGMTRAMAVEWASRGVRVNAIEPGYVLTPMVQSAIDEGLLDLPQLIDRIPMRELAACEDIANAALFLSSREGRYITGQVLPVDGGYLAYGAPRPTSDLPTRTYEFGKDRT from the coding sequence ATGAGGCTTGATGGACAGGTCGCCTTGATCACTGGCGCTGCGCAAGGCATTGGCCGTGCCTGCGCCGAAGTGATGGCGGCACATGGGGCAAAAGTGGCCGTGACGGATATCGTCAAGGACGGGGCCGACGAGGTTGCGCATGCTATCGGAGCCGAGGCCGGATCATGGCAGCTGAACACCTCAGATCGCGGCGCAGTGTTTGAAACAGTCGCGGCAATCACCGCAGATCTTGGTGCGCCAACGATTCTCGTGAACAACGCAGGCATCCAACGCATTGGCGCCACAGAGGACCTGGACCGCGCTCTTTGGGACGAAAGTATCGCGGTCAATTTAACAGGCGTGTTTGACTGCATCCAAGCCGTGGTGCCGGGCATGTTTGCGGCAGGCTACGGATCGATCGTCAACCTCGCCAGCGTGAATGCCGAACGCGGCATGCCGGGGCGCACGCCCTATTGCGCGACCAAGACCGGGATCGTCGGAATGACCCGTGCCATGGCGGTGGAATGGGCCTCACGTGGCGTGCGTGTCAACGCGATAGAGCCGGGCTACGTTTTGACCCCGATGGTGCAATCGGCCATCGACGAAGGCCTCCTGGACCTGCCCCAATTGATCGACCGTATACCGATGCGCGAACTGGCCGCTTGCGAAGATATCGCCAATGCCGCGCTTTTTCTATCGAGCCGCGAAGGCCGTTATATCACCGGTCAGGTTCTGCCGGTTGACGGTGGTTACCTCGCCTATGGCGCACCGCGCCCAACATCTGATCTTCCCACACGCACATACGAATTTGGAAAGGACCGTACATGA
- a CDS encoding SDR family NAD(P)-dependent oxidoreductase: MSKRVVIITGAAGGLGADMAHHFCQSGHAVACVGRSSERLHALAKELTDAGHDAIAVECDLAIPAQIEAMAETVAQAFGGIDVLVNNAATYKLRPWLEISAEEFDHIISVNQRGCFLTAKACFPYLKKSGTGRVVNIVSNTLFIGWEGLMSYVSSKGGIIGLTRTLAREIGKEGVTVNAVAPGAIPTKAEEHHPDQDEFNKKILDFQSMKVRGTPGDISRAVAYFADEGSGFVTGQTLIVDGGGAMI, from the coding sequence ATGAGCAAACGTGTCGTCATCATCACAGGGGCCGCCGGAGGCCTTGGCGCAGACATGGCTCATCACTTTTGCCAAAGCGGCCATGCGGTGGCTTGCGTCGGGCGTTCCTCGGAGCGCCTCCATGCGTTGGCCAAAGAGCTGACAGATGCGGGACATGATGCAATTGCAGTGGAATGTGACCTTGCCATTCCGGCCCAGATCGAAGCCATGGCCGAGACTGTCGCGCAGGCCTTTGGCGGGATAGATGTGTTGGTCAATAACGCCGCGACTTACAAGCTGCGCCCCTGGCTTGAGATCAGCGCTGAAGAATTTGACCATATCATTTCGGTCAATCAGCGTGGCTGTTTCCTGACCGCAAAGGCATGTTTTCCCTACCTTAAGAAAAGCGGCACTGGCCGGGTTGTGAACATTGTTTCGAACACACTCTTTATCGGTTGGGAGGGGTTGATGAGCTATGTCAGTTCCAAGGGCGGTATCATCGGTCTGACCCGAACATTGGCCCGAGAAATCGGCAAAGAAGGCGTGACCGTCAACGCGGTTGCACCCGGCGCTATCCCGACCAAAGCCGAAGAACATCATCCCGATCAAGATGAATTCAACAAGAAAATCCTTGATTTCCAATCTATGAAAGTGCGCGGAACACCTGGGGACATCTCCCGTGCGGTGGCCTATTTTGCAGATGAAGGATCAGGATTTGTCACCGGCCAGACTCTGATTGTTGATGGCGGCGGAGCGATGATCTGA
- a CDS encoding aldose 1-epimerase family protein, protein MQIFGNTLNRKDLMRRVGSLDQVAGVRLVELSDGAGRGVRMLEFRSGGGLEFEVIVDRAFDLGAARIDGRPLNFTAPLGVQAPWYGEARWLESWLRSFGGGLMATGGLDHTMFPTEDDASHLNYPAKPTETYPLHGRLTNIPAKLTGYGTRWDGDQPILWAEGEVRQACLFGENLSLTRRIEVAVGSNTMSLHDRVTNHAHTANPQLSLYHVNLGFPLIEEGARVIVDYEKAEPRGTFDPEGWQVFGPPEAGFSEEVMEIYPKSIDGWAEASVVNAQEDLLFHERFRSDTLPYLLLWRMFGEGTYVVGLEPSSVDTTPREALREQGRLPMLGAGESRDYHMEFTAHSGRDAVASFLQKTEAD, encoded by the coding sequence ATGCAGATTTTCGGCAACACGCTAAACCGCAAAGACCTGATGCGCCGTGTCGGCAGTTTGGATCAGGTCGCGGGAGTGCGGTTGGTCGAATTGTCTGATGGCGCCGGGCGCGGGGTGCGGATGCTTGAGTTCCGTTCTGGCGGCGGGCTTGAGTTTGAGGTGATCGTGGACCGGGCCTTTGATCTGGGCGCGGCGCGGATCGACGGGCGCCCGCTGAATTTTACTGCGCCGCTTGGTGTGCAGGCGCCATGGTATGGGGAAGCCCGGTGGCTGGAAAGCTGGCTGCGGTCCTTCGGCGGCGGTTTGATGGCGACAGGCGGGCTTGATCACACGATGTTCCCTACCGAGGATGACGCCAGCCATCTGAACTATCCGGCCAAACCAACGGAGACTTATCCGCTACATGGGCGGCTGACCAATATTCCAGCAAAGCTGACGGGTTATGGTACGCGGTGGGACGGCGATCAGCCAATTCTATGGGCCGAAGGCGAGGTGCGACAAGCCTGCCTTTTTGGCGAAAACCTCAGCCTGACGCGCCGCATCGAGGTGGCGGTTGGCAGCAACACCATGTCTTTGCACGACCGTGTGACCAATCACGCCCATACTGCCAATCCGCAACTTTCACTTTATCATGTAAACCTTGGCTTTCCCCTGATCGAAGAGGGCGCGCGGGTTATCGTTGACTATGAAAAAGCCGAGCCGCGCGGGACGTTTGACCCGGAAGGCTGGCAGGTTTTTGGGCCTCCCGAAGCTGGATTTTCCGAAGAGGTGATGGAGATCTACCCGAAATCCATCGATGGCTGGGCCGAAGCATCGGTGGTGAATGCGCAAGAAGACTTGCTGTTTCACGAACGGTTCCGTTCGGACACCCTACCTTATCTCTTGCTTTGGCGGATGTTTGGGGAAGGCACCTATGTTGTGGGGCTTGAGCCATCAAGTGTAGACACCACGCCCCGTGAGGCGCTGCGTGAGCAAGGCCGGTTGCCAATGTTGGGCGCCGGAGAAAGCCGCGACTACCACATGGAGTTCACCGCCCATTCGGGCCGCGATGCTGTGGCATCGTTTCTACAAAAAACGGAGGCGGATTGA